In Polaribacter sp. Hel_I_88, the following proteins share a genomic window:
- a CDS encoding trehalose synthase yields the protein MTEKTITNTDVSIFSCNKKWEELIEDKNFVTVFLSDILEEYIQKQRWFGGKSSKLKYIELSEYFRIQQDDEVYFGLILEVNFIEAFYHHYFLPIAFVSDVSFATENRILPIKLKDQKGYIIDAMHLESFRKVVYQRISSALPIDKTPVQYHKTEDFKFPEYQSSRFMGVEQSNTSIIYNDAFILKFFRRIYADKNPDYEMSRFLSHTKEFKQTPPYLGSINIIDSENTNITIGLMQKLVPNNGDAWEYFLKELRIIFKDIDTKKIAFEDLPDITIFERRKIVDLPPKIVDWVGLNLLNKVELLAKRTAEMHVALGSEFSDTAFTPAYFNGDYTVWLKNRLTYQFQNRLNLTENNLYKLKGYALQLAKEFLENKNSIRKRLVNFDWTKLKGERIRIHGDYHLGQILVQDDDFCILDFEGEPESTIRDRKVKQPPLKDVAGLFRSFHYAIYATIFSHQKEYQQEQEELFKYAELLYKYFVAVFLETYRTVTQENNLSIGYTNERVYLLKYCLLEKAIYELGYELNSRPKWTIIPLKGIANIMNS from the coding sequence ATGACAGAAAAAACAATTACAAATACTGATGTTTCTATATTTTCATGTAATAAAAAATGGGAAGAATTAATAGAAGATAAAAATTTTGTAACCGTTTTTTTATCAGACATTTTAGAGGAATATATTCAAAAACAACGTTGGTTTGGTGGTAAATCTAGCAAACTAAAATATATTGAGTTAAGCGAATATTTTAGAATTCAACAAGATGATGAAGTTTATTTTGGTTTAATTTTAGAAGTAAATTTTATAGAAGCTTTTTATCATCATTATTTTTTACCAATCGCATTTGTTTCTGACGTAAGTTTTGCAACAGAAAACAGAATTTTACCCATAAAACTAAAAGATCAAAAAGGATATATTATAGATGCAATGCACTTAGAATCTTTTAGAAAAGTGGTATATCAAAGAATAAGTTCTGCTTTACCTATTGATAAAACGCCTGTGCAATATCATAAAACTGAAGATTTTAAATTCCCAGAATATCAATCATCAAGATTTATGGGTGTGGAACAAAGCAACACATCTATTATTTATAATGATGCTTTTATCTTAAAATTTTTTAGAAGAATATATGCTGATAAAAATCCAGACTATGAAATGAGTAGGTTTTTATCACACACAAAAGAATTTAAACAAACGCCTCCGTATTTAGGCAGTATTAATATTATAGATTCAGAAAACACCAATATTACGATTGGTTTAATGCAAAAATTAGTGCCCAACAATGGGGATGCTTGGGAGTATTTCTTGAAAGAATTACGCATAATTTTTAAAGACATAGACACTAAAAAAATTGCTTTCGAAGACTTGCCTGATATTACCATTTTTGAACGAAGAAAAATTGTAGATCTACCTCCTAAAATAGTAGACTGGGTAGGTTTAAATTTATTAAATAAAGTAGAATTATTAGCCAAAAGAACAGCAGAAATGCATGTAGCACTAGGCTCTGAATTTTCGGATACTGCTTTTACTCCTGCTTATTTTAATGGAGATTATACTGTTTGGCTAAAAAACAGATTAACTTATCAATTTCAAAACAGATTAAATTTAACGGAAAACAACCTTTATAAGTTAAAAGGTTATGCTTTACAATTGGCTAAAGAATTTTTAGAAAATAAAAATAGCATTCGTAAAAGATTGGTAAATTTTGATTGGACCAAACTAAAAGGTGAACGAATTCGTATTCATGGAGATTATCACTTAGGGCAAATTTTAGTGCAAGATGATGATTTTTGCATCCTAGATTTTGAAGGAGAACCTGAAAGTACCATTAGAGATCGTAAAGTAAAACAGCCTCCTTTAAAAGATGTTGCTGGTTTATTTCGTTCTTTTCATTATGCTATTTATGCAACTATTTTTAGTCATCAAAAAGAATATCAACAAGAGCAAGAAGAATTATTTAAGTATGCAGAATTACTATACAAATATTTTGTAGCCGTTTTTTTAGAAACCTACAGAACAGTAACACAAGAAAATAATTTATCTATTGGTTACACAAACGAAAGAGTATATTTATTAAAATATTGCTTATTAGAAAAAGCAATTTACGAGTTAGGTTACGAACTAAATTCAAGACCTAAATGGACAATTATTCCCTTAAAAGGAATAGCAAACATTATGAATTCATAA
- a CDS encoding alpha-1,4-glucan--maltose-1-phosphate maltosyltransferase, with protein MQNQSRIVIENIAPQINQGTVFIKRVVNEVVHVTADVLVDGHDVLQASLLYKHESEKKWSEIRMQPTSNDGYIASFQTTKQGFYSYKIEGWVDYALNWQHGIGRKIDDHQHVSSELLEGAELLTAILKEVTKDDKAYLTHLIKIFKIKDAYNESIREAISERLTSILKNHPEKILTQNSNEFAVYVDRLKARFSTWYEFFPRSASETPGKHGTFNDCHRLLPRIAQMGFDTLYFPPIHPIGEVNRKGKNNTTVAQEGDVGSTWGIGSQHGGHKDIHPELGSLDDFKNLVSEAKKQGIEVAMDYALQAAPDHPWVQEHPDWFKWRPDGTVQYAENPPKKYQDILPIYWETKDYKNLWQECLDTFLYWIDCGINVFRVDNPHTKPYYFWGWVIDEVKKQHPDVLFLAEAFTRPKVMQQLAKQGYTQSYTYFTWRDSKHELIEYMNDLTKTNQREYMRPNFWPNTPDINPYHLQGAPESKYLQRYALAATLSSNIGIYGPVFEQMIDTPIAGKEEYYMSEKFQLCNYDWFKENKVTFLISRINQIRKEHESYQQTNNIQFLETGNDQIIAFYKWNDERTNETLTIISLDAYNGQAGSVQLPLNELRVPHGHKVEVVDLITRNSYNWYNEWNYVELHPTLPFHIFKINK; from the coding sequence ATGCAAAATCAAAGTAGAATAGTTATAGAAAATATTGCTCCACAAATAAATCAAGGAACTGTATTTATTAAACGTGTTGTAAATGAAGTTGTACATGTAACTGCAGATGTTTTAGTGGATGGACATGATGTACTGCAAGCAAGTTTATTATACAAACACGAATCAGAAAAAAAATGGTCGGAAATTAGAATGCAACCAACTTCAAACGATGGTTACATTGCTAGTTTCCAAACAACAAAACAAGGTTTTTATAGTTATAAAATTGAAGGCTGGGTAGATTATGCATTAAATTGGCAACATGGAATTGGTCGTAAAATTGACGATCATCAACATGTAAGCTCAGAATTATTAGAAGGGGCAGAATTACTTACTGCCATCTTAAAAGAAGTAACTAAAGACGATAAAGCCTATTTAACACATCTTATTAAAATTTTTAAAATTAAAGATGCCTATAACGAATCTATAAGAGAAGCAATCTCAGAAAGATTAACAAGTATTTTAAAAAATCATCCAGAAAAAATATTAACACAAAACTCCAATGAATTTGCGGTTTATGTTGATAGACTAAAAGCAAGATTTTCTACTTGGTATGAATTTTTTCCACGTTCTGCTTCAGAAACTCCAGGAAAACATGGTACGTTTAACGATTGCCATAGGTTATTGCCAAGAATAGCACAAATGGGTTTTGACACCTTGTACTTTCCTCCTATTCATCCTATTGGAGAAGTAAACAGAAAAGGAAAAAACAACACAACAGTTGCTCAAGAAGGTGATGTGGGTTCAACTTGGGGAATTGGTTCACAACATGGTGGTCATAAAGATATTCATCCAGAATTGGGTTCTTTAGATGATTTTAAAAATTTAGTTTCAGAGGCAAAAAAACAAGGAATTGAAGTTGCTATGGATTATGCTTTGCAAGCAGCTCCAGATCATCCTTGGGTACAAGAACACCCAGATTGGTTTAAATGGAGACCAGATGGAACTGTACAATATGCAGAAAATCCTCCGAAAAAATACCAAGATATTTTACCAATTTATTGGGAAACTAAAGATTACAAAAATCTTTGGCAAGAGTGTTTAGATACTTTTTTATATTGGATAGATTGTGGAATTAACGTTTTTAGAGTTGATAATCCACATACAAAACCTTATTATTTTTGGGGTTGGGTAATTGATGAAGTTAAAAAACAACATCCAGATGTGTTGTTTTTAGCAGAAGCGTTTACAAGACCAAAAGTTATGCAGCAATTAGCAAAACAAGGCTACACACAATCCTATACGTATTTTACTTGGCGAGATTCTAAACACGAATTAATTGAGTACATGAACGATTTGACAAAAACAAATCAACGTGAATATATGAGACCAAATTTTTGGCCAAATACACCAGATATCAATCCTTATCATTTACAAGGTGCTCCAGAAAGTAAATATTTACAACGCTATGCTTTAGCTGCAACATTGTCGTCTAATATCGGGATTTACGGACCTGTTTTTGAACAAATGATTGATACTCCAATTGCAGGAAAAGAAGAATATTATATGTCGGAAAAATTCCAATTGTGTAATTATGATTGGTTTAAAGAAAACAAAGTAACGTTCTTAATTTCGAGAATTAATCAAATTAGAAAAGAACACGAATCTTATCAACAAACTAATAATATTCAGTTTTTAGAAACAGGTAATGATCAAATTATTGCTTTTTATAAGTGGAATGATGAAAGGACTAACGAAACATTAACCATTATTAGTTTAGATGCTTATAATGGGCAAGCTGGTTCAGTTCAATTACCATTAAATGAATTACGAGTTCCTCATGGTCATAAAGTTGAAGTTGTAGATTTAATCACCAGAAACTCTTACAATTGGTATAATGAGTGGAATTATGTGGAATTACACCCAACTTTACCATTTCATATTTTTAAAATCAATAAATAA